Proteins from one Paraburkholderia sp. BL10I2N1 genomic window:
- a CDS encoding MFS transporter — MSKVYASVAANVEVKTSVRWRIFLMLLLLVTVNYIDRASLSVAMPMISAEFTLTPVMQGLIMSSFFWSYTLMQIPGGMAVDRFKPRLVLALCTLLWGAFQGLGAVTTNAVSLLVTRLGLGVAEAPVASAGGALNAMWLTQHERVRGASLMDGGSPLGAALGSLLIAWLIVVAHSWRAAFAIAGIGTIVCGIATWFYVKNHPRDHAGVNEAEAEHIEKAQQQEYEREAKELSGRTVDFFKHRSVLLMFVGFMCCTTLYYGLLTWMPTYLHKVHGLDIQQMGNASFVIFFCGFIGELVGGYAADKWLASGASPNRVMRTIFGVAGAVATVAVFSVAHAKSPTTVVILLSITLFFLRWGGLYWSIPAMLATRHKVGALGGLLNFGGNIGGMVIPIVIGAIVQYTGSYFLALMCFAAMGVGLLLCSVWIDYETKIPV, encoded by the coding sequence ATGAGCAAGGTATACGCATCCGTCGCGGCGAACGTAGAGGTCAAGACTTCGGTTCGCTGGCGGATTTTCCTGATGCTGTTGCTGCTCGTGACGGTCAACTATATCGATCGTGCGTCGCTGTCGGTCGCCATGCCTATGATCTCGGCCGAGTTCACGCTTACGCCGGTCATGCAGGGCCTCATCATGAGTTCGTTCTTCTGGTCGTACACGCTGATGCAGATTCCTGGCGGCATGGCCGTCGACCGCTTCAAGCCGCGGCTGGTGCTTGCACTGTGCACGTTGCTGTGGGGCGCGTTCCAAGGCTTGGGCGCGGTGACGACCAACGCAGTGTCCCTGCTCGTGACGCGGCTCGGACTCGGCGTTGCGGAAGCGCCTGTCGCATCGGCCGGCGGTGCCCTCAATGCGATGTGGCTCACCCAGCATGAGCGGGTGCGCGGCGCTTCGCTAATGGATGGCGGTTCGCCTCTCGGCGCGGCACTCGGATCGCTGTTGATCGCGTGGTTGATCGTGGTTGCGCATTCGTGGCGGGCAGCTTTCGCGATTGCGGGCATAGGAACCATCGTCTGTGGCATCGCCACCTGGTTCTACGTCAAGAATCACCCGCGGGACCACGCAGGCGTCAATGAGGCTGAAGCCGAGCACATCGAAAAAGCGCAGCAGCAGGAATACGAGAGAGAGGCGAAAGAGCTTTCAGGCAGAACGGTCGATTTCTTCAAGCATCGTTCGGTGCTTCTGATGTTCGTAGGTTTCATGTGTTGCACGACACTCTACTACGGTCTGCTGACATGGATGCCCACCTATCTGCACAAGGTGCACGGTCTTGACATACAGCAAATGGGAAACGCCAGCTTCGTGATTTTTTTCTGCGGCTTCATTGGTGAGCTCGTCGGCGGTTATGCCGCCGACAAGTGGCTAGCAAGTGGAGCGTCGCCGAATCGTGTCATGCGCACGATCTTTGGCGTGGCCGGCGCGGTTGCCACGGTCGCCGTGTTTTCAGTCGCGCACGCGAAAAGCCCGACAACCGTCGTCATCCTGCTGTCCATCACGCTTTTCTTTCTGCGCTGGGGCGGCCTCTACTGGTCGATTCCCGCGATGCTCGCTACGCGCCACAAGGTGGGCGCACTCGGCGGTCTGTTGAACTTCGGCGGGAATATCGGCGGCATGGTCATTCCGATCGTGATCGGTGCGATCGTTCAGTACACGGGCTCGTATTTTCTCGCGTTGATGTGCTTTGCTGCGATGGGCGTCGGGCTTTTGCTCTGCTCAGTCTGGATCGACTACGAAACAAAGATTCCGGTCTGA
- a CDS encoding glutamate cyclase domain-containing protein, with product MGIAVVENIIGQTVRRDIGRMKRFVEGQLEAAARSILSTPNAHVGIVTGFFIRNAVPPSPETDGLGGMAHMAAALVNLGIPVTVISDAPCSKAVWAVTTELPQEVSLEITSLSEASVRLLRDRLSAGERPLTHLIAIERVSPANDGKPHREYGADMSNDTAPLHLLFEDAGWQRPWVTIGIGDGGNEIGMGILPEEIVRDDIPNGRLISAATPADFLIVSSVSNWGGWGLVSAMAILASKEEAARLLADFNPERDRAYLTAAVVVGQAVDDSRIDLAATPKMSVDRLPWEQHAQVLKQLRAHVDGYLADLPRT from the coding sequence ATGGGAATCGCAGTAGTCGAAAACATCATTGGCCAGACTGTACGGCGTGATATTGGCCGCATGAAGCGGTTTGTCGAGGGGCAGCTCGAAGCGGCCGCGCGGTCGATCCTCAGCACGCCCAACGCCCACGTCGGTATCGTGACGGGCTTTTTCATACGTAACGCCGTTCCACCGTCGCCGGAGACAGACGGCCTCGGCGGCATGGCGCATATGGCCGCCGCGCTCGTGAACCTGGGCATTCCGGTGACCGTAATTTCCGACGCGCCATGCAGCAAGGCGGTCTGGGCGGTCACCACGGAACTGCCCCAGGAGGTGTCGCTTGAGATCACCTCGCTGAGCGAGGCGTCGGTCAGGTTGTTGCGGGACCGTCTGAGCGCGGGCGAGCGGCCGCTCACGCACCTGATCGCAATCGAGCGGGTATCACCGGCGAACGACGGCAAGCCGCATCGCGAATATGGCGCGGACATGTCGAATGATACTGCGCCGTTGCACCTGCTATTCGAAGACGCGGGGTGGCAACGCCCGTGGGTCACGATCGGCATTGGCGACGGCGGTAATGAGATCGGCATGGGCATATTGCCCGAGGAGATCGTCCGCGATGATATTCCCAACGGGCGCCTCATCAGCGCGGCTACACCGGCGGATTTCCTGATCGTGTCCAGCGTCTCGAACTGGGGTGGCTGGGGACTTGTCTCTGCGATGGCGATCCTCGCGTCGAAGGAAGAGGCCGCACGGCTTCTTGCCGACTTCAACCCGGAGCGCGACCGGGCCTACCTCACTGCCGCGGTAGTCGTCGGACAGGCCGTCGACGACAGCCGCATCGACCTCGCCGCGACACCCAAGATGAGCGTCGACCGGCTTCCGTGGGAACAGCACGCACAAGTGCTGAAGCAGCTTCGAGCGCACGTGGACGGCTATCTCGCGGATCTGCCGCGTACGTGA
- a CDS encoding amidohydrolase family protein, giving the protein MKQDKQDCSDVSRDNCDRHDETLTTRRGEPASSLETLVANTRGKLTDAHHHIYDSRYPLDPAAQLRPADATVADYRALQQRLGIGRHVVVQPSTYGTDNRCLLDALRQFGTNARGIASVSDTVTDRELYILHDAGVRGLRFNLEYLVGLTVAMIAPLSERIEPLGWHIQLNATAAQILEHHALLASVSSRLVIDHMGQIPQPAGLLDPAFRVVKELTARGRTWVKLSGPYLVSQTGGPDYADAGKVARSFALHAPDRMLWGTDWPHPTQSADKKPDAARLLEDLASWISDDTTTYRILVDNPADLYGF; this is encoded by the coding sequence TTGAAGCAGGACAAACAGGACTGCTCCGATGTTTCCCGCGATAACTGCGATCGTCATGATGAGACCCTCACTACCCGTCGGGGCGAACCTGCATCATCGCTGGAAACGCTTGTAGCCAACACCCGCGGGAAACTGACGGACGCTCATCACCACATCTATGACTCGCGGTATCCGCTCGATCCGGCCGCGCAATTGCGGCCCGCCGATGCAACAGTCGCCGACTATCGCGCGTTACAGCAGCGGCTCGGTATCGGACGGCATGTCGTGGTTCAACCGTCTACGTATGGCACCGACAACCGCTGCCTGCTCGATGCGTTGCGCCAGTTCGGAACGAATGCGCGCGGCATTGCCTCGGTTTCTGACACAGTGACTGATCGTGAACTGTACATTCTTCACGACGCCGGCGTGCGAGGGCTGCGCTTCAACCTGGAGTACCTCGTCGGTTTGACCGTGGCGATGATCGCGCCGCTGTCGGAGCGAATCGAACCGCTGGGCTGGCATATCCAGCTCAATGCCACGGCTGCGCAGATTCTGGAGCATCACGCATTGCTTGCGAGCGTGTCGTCGCGTCTTGTCATCGACCATATGGGACAAATCCCGCAACCAGCCGGGCTGCTGGATCCCGCGTTCCGGGTAGTCAAGGAGCTGACAGCGCGTGGCCGAACCTGGGTCAAGCTGAGCGGTCCCTATCTGGTGTCGCAAACCGGTGGGCCCGACTACGCAGACGCCGGCAAGGTTGCGCGCAGCTTCGCACTGCATGCCCCGGACAGGATGCTATGGGGAACGGACTGGCCCCATCCCACCCAGTCCGCCGACAAAAAGCCAGACGCCGCAAGACTGCTTGAAGACCTGGCGTCATGGATATCTGACGACACCACAACCTATCGGATCCTGGTCGATAACCCGGCAGACCTGTACGGTTTCTAG
- a CDS encoding RidA family protein has product MTESIRKPSLGGHYSLWRRAGGLIFVAGQVPRDPERNLLGNTIEEQTVAVLNNLRLVLEDAGTDFSRLVRVQVYLSDISEFQRFNAVYAQVMGDIAPVRTTIGCALNGVRIEIDAVAEPAEGSVSAQQ; this is encoded by the coding sequence ATGACTGAATCGATCAGGAAACCGTCTTTGGGCGGCCACTACAGCCTTTGGCGCCGCGCAGGCGGTCTGATATTTGTGGCGGGTCAGGTTCCCCGAGATCCCGAGCGAAATTTGCTAGGAAACACGATCGAAGAGCAAACGGTCGCAGTTCTCAACAATTTGCGTCTTGTTCTGGAAGACGCTGGCACTGATTTCAGCCGGCTCGTTCGCGTCCAGGTCTATTTGTCCGACATCAGCGAATTTCAGCGCTTCAACGCCGTGTACGCGCAGGTGATGGGCGATATCGCGCCGGTACGAACTACCATCGGATGCGCGCTCAACGGCGTGCGGATCGAGATCGACGCGGTAGCGGAACCCGCAGAAGGTTCGGTCAGCGCGCAGCAGTAG
- a CDS encoding alanine racemase yields MTTHNTFPPLAADLVPAVATPCFVVVEDRILHNLKVTAQACGGVERLMPHVKTHRAAWLVTLLLANGVSAFKASTVTEVEMVLAAGATRVTWAFPTVNPQNIGRSIELAAKFPKAELTGLIDSRHGLDVWTRLLEGAPPSINLRVDLDPAMGRTGVPMDETALELARAVVRIGRLSGWHLYDGNIRGTYDERKVAVQKLADTLEALQSSLREEGIDVDAVGACSYTFDLWPRSLMRHVSPGTWVYSNAQHLRELAHHDWLAAAFVLTTVISTRNGTSTLDAGSKAISPDKPAQQRFQGAGEIVMMNEEHTVIRNETLDTGDRLLLVPEHTCTTAYLYSHALVRSVDGRWEYRDQLGNERSVVART; encoded by the coding sequence ATGACTACACACAACACGTTCCCCCCACTTGCCGCGGACCTGGTGCCGGCGGTCGCGACACCTTGTTTCGTGGTGGTGGAGGACCGCATCCTGCACAATCTGAAGGTCACCGCCCAGGCGTGCGGCGGCGTCGAGCGCCTGATGCCGCACGTGAAGACTCACCGTGCCGCGTGGCTCGTTACCCTGTTGCTGGCCAATGGCGTCAGCGCGTTCAAGGCCAGTACGGTTACCGAGGTCGAAATGGTGCTGGCCGCGGGCGCCACGCGCGTCACTTGGGCGTTCCCGACTGTCAACCCGCAGAACATTGGCCGGTCTATCGAGTTGGCCGCGAAGTTTCCGAAGGCCGAACTGACGGGCCTGATCGATTCCCGCCACGGACTGGATGTGTGGACCCGGCTGCTCGAGGGCGCGCCGCCTTCGATTAACCTGCGCGTCGATCTCGACCCGGCGATGGGGCGCACGGGAGTCCCAATGGATGAGACCGCTCTTGAACTTGCTCGCGCGGTTGTCCGGATCGGCCGGCTTTCGGGCTGGCATCTCTACGACGGCAACATCCGCGGTACTTACGACGAGCGCAAAGTCGCGGTGCAAAAGCTTGCCGATACCCTTGAGGCCCTGCAGTCGAGCCTGCGCGAGGAGGGCATCGACGTCGATGCGGTCGGCGCATGCAGTTATACGTTCGACCTGTGGCCACGCTCCCTAATGCGGCATGTGTCGCCGGGCACCTGGGTGTATTCGAACGCGCAGCATCTGAGGGAGCTTGCGCATCACGACTGGCTTGCGGCCGCGTTTGTATTGACGACGGTTATTTCCACCCGCAATGGCACGTCGACGCTGGATGCCGGTAGCAAGGCGATCTCGCCGGACAAGCCAGCGCAACAGCGTTTTCAGGGAGCCGGTGAAATCGTGATGATGAATGAAGAGCACACCGTGATTCGCAACGAAACGCTCGACACGGGCGACCGGCTGCTGCTGGTGCCGGAGCACACGTGCACCACCGCGTACCTTTACAGCCATGCTCTCGTCCGCTCCGTCGACGGGCGATGGGAATACCGCGATCAGCTCGGCAACGAACGTTCTGTCGTTGCACGCACATGA
- a CDS encoding amino acid ABC transporter ATP-binding protein: MIQLSRVNKWYGEYQALVDVTAEVKRGEVVVVCGPSGSGKSTLIRTINRLEAIQGGEITVDGTSVHQAGMNLNQFRSRVGFVFQQFNLFPHLSALDNVCLAPMKTAGKSRTEAKRQALALLDRVGLASKATSYPQQLSGGQQQRVSIARALAMEPPVMLFDEPTSALDPEMVGEVLNVMKSLAKDGMTMMCVTHEMGFAREVSDSVWFMDRGAILEVADPQTFFRSPQHPRAQAFLSDLRH, from the coding sequence ATGATTCAGTTGTCCAGAGTTAACAAGTGGTATGGCGAGTATCAGGCGCTGGTCGACGTAACCGCCGAGGTGAAGCGAGGCGAGGTGGTGGTCGTGTGCGGCCCTTCGGGGTCGGGTAAGTCGACGCTGATCCGTACCATCAACCGCCTCGAGGCGATTCAGGGAGGCGAGATCACGGTCGACGGAACGAGCGTCCATCAGGCCGGGATGAATCTGAACCAGTTTCGCAGTCGTGTCGGCTTCGTGTTTCAGCAGTTCAACCTGTTTCCTCATCTGTCAGCACTCGACAACGTGTGCCTCGCGCCGATGAAGACGGCGGGAAAGAGCCGCACGGAGGCAAAACGGCAGGCATTGGCGTTGCTCGATCGCGTGGGACTGGCCAGCAAGGCGACCTCATATCCGCAGCAGTTGTCGGGAGGGCAGCAGCAACGTGTCTCAATCGCACGTGCGTTGGCTATGGAGCCGCCAGTGATGCTGTTCGACGAGCCGACGAGCGCGCTCGATCCGGAGATGGTTGGCGAAGTGCTCAACGTCATGAAGTCGCTTGCCAAAGACGGCATGACGATGATGTGCGTGACCCACGAGATGGGATTCGCGCGCGAGGTGAGCGACAGCGTCTGGTTCATGGATCGCGGCGCGATTCTTGAAGTAGCCGATCCGCAAACGTTCTTTCGGTCGCCACAACACCCGCGCGCGCAGGCATTCCTTTCTGACTTGCGCCACTAG